The genomic window ATTAAGCATGTAGGTGAATCTTTTAATATGTGTTTGCCCTTTATGATTAGACCATCATAAAAAGTATGATCTTTTCCATTCCTCTAATTCGAAGCAAATGCAACCAAAATCATGTAAGAATAATTAGTAGCATAGTATAAAAAGTGtgaatttcttcaatttttttccttttactttccATGGGTTAATAAAAGTGAATATTTCTTGGTTCACAAGATTTAGCCTTTTGACAAAGCTAAAGCAAGGAGAATATAGTTAACTTGTAAGGTTACATTTTTCAGCGTTATTCAAACCGAATCAAATTGGTCGGACTAGGAACTAGTTGGTGTATCGATCTGGACATAAGAATTGAATCGGTTTTTAAATGAACTGCTTGGAACTAGTAAAaaacaagacaaatgattgacgattgaaatgtttttatcttttttaataagttttaattttatgatttttttaattttctattcaATTATTGTTGGGCCGACTGTCAAATTGAGAATAAGTGATTTGACCAATTCAACCATCAATTCGTTGTTTAAAATATTGACATTTGTTTACAAGTTGGAATATGCTatagatttgaaaattttaattttaatttaattgattttgaaatgatttaattCGATCTAATCTAgtttataatttgtttttaagATTAATTGAACAAAACATATCTAAATTATCGTACAAATTTTATGTTAGATTtctaaatttaaaacattttaattgaatctttaaaatattaatattgcataaatcAAGTCTTTAATCAATCTAATCATTAGTCTAGACTTTAAATGTTAGTTCGAACATGATGTCGAACATTTTTAAAGCATgtgaatcaaattataaatatctCTACTTGTTGTGTGGATAACTtgaatttaaagtattaaaaaaacatacattACTATTAAAGTATACTTCACGTCATATTTGAATTAGCATTTCAAAGCTAATAGTGAGGTCAACAAAAGGATTTGATTGATATGATATCAATACATTGAGGGCTCAATTGAAATATTTTGAAGTTCAGTGAGAAATCTAAACACTAGTTTGAAGACACTCGATGCAATTAacccttgtttttctttttataaatccAATTAACAATCATTTCTTATACAACACTTAAACTACCCGTAACCCATCTTTAAAGTGGAAAGTACATCAAACCCATGTTTTCTAAATTGttacaacaacaaaattaaaactcaGTTCGAGAATAaacaacaatttattttttaataatttttatattaattttacaaCTCATATTCGAGAATAAAAAATCAGATTTGAAGCTAGAAGCTACGGCAATTTGTAAGGTTGATGGTGAAAACTAAAATTGTCGGCAGCAAAATAGAATGACATTAGGAATCAAACAAAGGGGGGACAATATGCAAAGGTTGTTTGCCTTAAGATGCCATGTGAATGCCCcattatgattttataaaatcaacATGTATGGTCCACTCCACTTCATTGTCTACCTCCACTCGTGTTGACACCCGGAGAACATATATTTTGCATTACAAAGTTCAATTATCTTtgtatttattttagattttgggacactcaaaataaataaatatatattattaaaaatatgtaaaatataaataaagttttAGTCAAAATAGTAAAAtcggaaattttaaaattatggtttcttattgaaataaaattagtAAGCTGTAATTGAACcttcaattttattaatattcGTTGTAGCATGTGATGAAACAGAAATCATAAAtttacaaagaaaaacaaaaagtagtTCGAAAAAGAAACAACAAAACCAAGCTTTGTTAATGCAATTCAAATACAATGGTCTTACATCTACAGAGtatcatttaagagtataatctTATTCAAGCAATCAATCAAAACACGTCTCTATCGGATAAAGCCCAATAGAAAGCAATAAATCAACTGGCATACATCCAATGTCACTTCTCTTGTTCAACATACAAGAATTCTCTATACTAAAGAGCATATGAAAATTTCAACACAAAGATACTAAGAAAAGCTGGAAATAAGTACTTTAGCAAGAATGATTCAATCTTTCAGCATACCAAAATCACATCCCACATCAAGTGAATGAGCCTCATATATATAGAATCAATCAACAAGATACAATGAACTTGATAAGCCTTGCTAACCAGCTGATAAGTCTTCTTCAAATTCAAGAGTAGCCAAGAAAGATAAAGCATTGATCTTTATCCATAAAATTGCTATGATCAACAATCCATTTGGTTAAGGAGATAATGCAAGAGGTAAAGTTCCTCATATCCAGATAACCAACCCAATGGCCCACAGTATTTATTTTGTCAAAGATGCCATTAGTACCTTTTATCCCAAGAAAAATTGAAAGCACCACATGTTCGAACAACACATGGAACAGGGAGATAATACCTTAGTTCGAACAGAACATGGAATAAACAAAGGTTCTAACACTTAgattcataatataatatttttttaatcatatattgtaacacctcttacccgagaccgttttcggagtcgagcacgaggcattacttagcttatcttactaattcggagtataaaaacttgttttgaaaatttatttcactatttacagcaaatctgtccaatcgttcagcagttactaaattaattataactcgaggtACGGGACTTagaatttaattccgtaaatttttcctgaaactacactcatatatcttcctaccataaaatttttagaattttatgttcagccaattagtacagtttattagttaaagtctcccctgtttcaccacttgAATGCCCTGACCTCTtgccactaaaaataaattttctcattataggattttcatatgatgttctcacttgtttctacagaaaatagactcattaaggaatctaagaaTGTAAAATAcagctcaaaaatatttttttacaatttttaatgattttataaactcagaacaggggactccaaaaacagatctgaccctgtctcattaaaattcacatatctcaaaatataaaattcattttgttaaaccgttatttttccatgaaaatagactcaataagctttcaaTCTACATATcattcaccttctaactcattatatactatcctaggtgatttttttAAAGTCACGTCATTGTAACCGcttgaaatctgtttctttgcaaatttttactctttcatgatttccatgcatgaTTTATCACCAAAACATACATAGTACCAAAAGTCTGCCGTATTGGCACGTTTCTTTGTCTGCCGTATTTTGGCACGTTTCTTTGTTTTTCTAGTTCAGGTTTCTTCTTCGGTGTTTTGGTCAGATTTCACTGGGGGCTTTACATCCAATTTCATTTCTCTGTTCGTTTTGTCGGCGTATGGTGGTAGGGATGGAGGATGCGTTGGAAAATTTGAGGTTATTGGACGATGAGGAGGAAGCACTTCAAGAGCATGATGGAGCGTTGGTTTGTGTTCATCAACTTTGTTTGGTGGGTCGTTGCCTAACTGATAGTGTCGTTCATTTTCTGTCATTGCGCAACACAATGGCGGATCTTTGGCATCCCATAGGAGGGATTTGCATAACGGAGATTGGGGAAAAACGATACCTTTTTCAGTTTTTTCATGAGGTGGATATTGAAAGAGTTGTTGTGGGAATTCCATGGTTTTTTAATAaccatttaataattttacaaaggGTTCCAATTGGGGTAAACCCTGTGGTGATGGAGTTAAACCATACGGAATTTTGGTTACAGGTTCATGATTTGCCTCCGGGGTTGATGAGTGTGTCGATGGCAAAACAATTTGGTGATTTTTGTGGAAAATTTCTTGAGTATGACACGTCCATTCCGACTTTGGGGATTCAGAATTATTTACGCATACGTGTTTGTTTAAATGTTGCCGCCCCTTTGAAGCGTAAAAAGAAAGTTTTGATTGGTAAATCTATGGTTGTTTATGCCCGGTTTAAATATGAGAAGTTAAGTTTGTTCTGTTTTATTTGTGGAAAGTTGGGGCATGGGGAGAGCTACTGTCCTCTTTGGCTATCTATTGATCCTTCAAAAATTGTTTTTGGTTGGGACCTACCGATACGTGCGGTGGCTAGAAATCGGAGTAGGGTGGCGAGCAGGTGGCTTCGAGCAGCGGATGGGTCACCGAGCAATGATGAAAATTGGGCAGGCTTTACTCAGGGTAATTTGGGATCTGTGCATAGTCGGGGTGTGGATAATTTAAATAAAGGAAGTGATGGGTGTATTGATGCTGTAAATTCAGTAGAAGTCGCTTGTGGGCCTATGGAGTTGGTTTCAATGGAGGAAAATGTTTCAATTATGTTGACTGATGGTAAAAAGAGACAGAGAACAGTGGAGAATTCATGTGtccttatggatgcgaatgtggGAGCAGGATCAATGGATGTTTCGGCTAGCTCTGCGGGTCAGAGCAGCTGGGCTCAATGAGAATCTTAAGCTGGAATGTTCGTGGTTTGGGGAGACCACGAACAGTTGCTAGGCTCAAAAACAAGCTAAGAGCCATTAATCCCCGTATTTTGTTTCTTATGGAGACAAAATTGAGTTCAAAAAAAATGGAGTTAGTTAGATTAAAGTGTGGGTTTGAGAATGGAATTGATGTTGGCGCATTTGGTACAAGAGGTGGGTTGTCATTGGGCTGGAAAGGGAATACTTTGATTCAACTTAAAAGTTTTTCCTGTTTTCACATTGATGTTGAGGTCCAAGATACTGATTGTGGTGTTAATTGGCGGTTAACGGGGTTTTATGGACATCCGGATGTAAGGCATAGAGAAGGTTCGTGGGATTTGCTTCGTCAATTGAATTATGATTCGACCATGCCTTGGGTGGTCTTAGGGGATTTCAATGAAATTACAAGTTCTTTTGAAAAAAAGGGAGGTCGACTCAGATCGAACCGACAAATGGGGGATTTTCGTAGAGCCCTTGATGACTGTAGTCTTAATGATTTAGGTTTCGTTGGTCGATGGTTTACATGGGAACGAGGACGGTTTGCTTCATCAAATATAAGGGAACGTCTGGATCGTGGGGTTGCATCTCTTAATTGGGTAAATCTTTTTCCGGGATATCGCCTTGAACATTTGAGTCACTCTTTCTTAGATCATTGTCCTCTTCTTTTGGATACGATGGGGGTGGTATGGAATCATCAAAGTAGTCGTGTGAAGCAGTTTAGATTTGAGGCTAAGTGGTGTTTAGATAGTTCGTTTGAAGGATTGGTTAGAAGATGGTGGGAAGAAGATTCTGATGGTGTGTTGAATAAATTGGAGAAAATGGGTCATCAAATGGTGAAGTGGAGCAAGCTCAATAGTAGTAATAAGAGGAGAAACCGATTTGTGTTTGAAGATAGATTATCTAATCTTTATAATCAAGACCCTTCTGATGAGATTCTAGCAGAGATTATGGAAGTCCAATTAGGACTCAATCTGGAAGCTGATAAGGAAGAATTATACTGGGCACAACGTGCCCGTGTTAATTGGCTGCAAAATGGGGATCGAAATACTAGCTTTTTTCACAAAGTTGCCGTACAACGACATTTTCGTGGTAAGATTTCAGAATTGGAAGATGCTGCTGGTAGGAGGACTACTTCCTCTAAGGAATTTTTACAGATTGCAACTGACTATTTTGGTAAGCTTTTTTCTGCATCTGAAGGTGGTTCGGATGAGCACTTATTTGGCTTAGTTGAAAGAAAGGTTACTGATCGAATGAATGAAAGGTTACTTAAACAATTTACGGAGGAGGAGATTGTAAATGCTATCAAATCATTGGCACCTTTAAAAGCTCTTGGAGTGGATGGTTTTCCGGCTCTTTTCTTCCAGCGGTATTGGCATATTATTGGTCCTGAAGTTTCCCAATTTTGTTTATCTGTTCTGCACGGTCATTCTAATATAGGTGATATCAACAAAACGCGCATAATTTTGATTCCTAAGGTTGATAAGCCGAAGAATATGTCGCATTTCAGACCTATAAGCCTTTGTactattatttataaaatcattgcGAAGGTATTGGTTTTACGTATGAGTGATTTGCTGGGGCCCTGTATTCATGAAAGCCAAGGGGCTTTTATCCCAGGTAGGCTTATTTCTGATAATGTATTGGTTGCATATGAGATACTTCATTCTTTAAAAATGAAGAGGAGAGGCAAAAAAGGTAATTTTGCGCTTAAGCTCGATATGAGCAAAGCTTATTATAGAGTGGAATGGGATTATTTGGCGGGAATGATGAAACATTTGGGTTTTCATTTGAATTGGATTACCCTCATTATGCGGTGTGTCTGTTCTGTTACATATTCTGTTAGCCTTAATGGAACTGTTAGTGATTGGTTTTCACCTTCTAGAGGACTTCGGCAAGGGGATCCTCTTAGTCCTTACCTGTTCTTAATTTGTGCAGAAGGGTTTTCTCTGCTTCTTCAAGATGCGAAAGTCAAAGGAAAGATGATGGGGGCACCTATAGGTAGAGAGAAGTTTTCGATTAACCATTTATTCTTTGCCGATGATTGTATTCTGTTTGGTGATGCAACTCGTGAGGGTGCTGAGTTGGTTCAGGACATTATCCAAGAGTATGAAGTGGTTTCAGGCCAGAGAGTGAATTTTGACAAATCTCTCATATATTTTGGTGCTAATGTTGCTTCTGACGTTCAGGAGGAGATTATTGATCTGTTAGGGGCCCACTTGGCTTCTAATCCTGAAAAGTACCTTGGTTTGCCTATGATGGTGGGGAGACGGAAAAAATGGGCTTTTGCTCATTTTGTGGATCGTTTTAGGAAGCGTGTCGAAGGATGGAGTATGCGCTATTTGTCAATGGGGGTAAGGaggtttttataaaatcagtttTACAGGCAATGTCAATCTATGCCATGCAATGTTTTCAGCTGCCAAAGACGTTATGTTGTAAACTTGAAGGTATTATGAATCGTTTTTGGTGGTcgaataataaaaaatcaaagggTATCCATTGGAGTACTTGGGATGTGTTGTGTAAACCAAAATATTTAGGAGGTTTGGggtttaaaaatctatttttatttaataaggccTTATTGGCAAAGCAGGTGTGGCGCATTTTATCCCAGCCTCAGTGTCTGTTAGCTAAGGTTTTAAAAGCCCgttattttcctttttctgaTATTTTAACTGCAAAGGTTGGTTCTTACCCTTCCTTTACCTGGAGAAGTATCTGCAGTGCTCGGGAGCTGATTGGAGAGGGGATTTTATGGCAAGTGGGTAATGGTGATCGTGTCAACATCTGGAATGATCCTTGGTTACCTGGAAGAGAAAATAACAGAATTCTGATTCAGAAAATTTGGCCTGCCTGGACAACGGTTAATCAACTTTTTAGTATTGGGAACAGTACCTGGAACAGAGAGTTGGTCCATAAGTTAGTGGATGTCGATACAGCAAATCGTATTTTTTCTATTCCAATTTCTGAACAGAGACCGGAGGATGTACTGGTTTGGAAGCATGAAGGTTCAGGTGAGTTTACTGTTAGGAGTGGTTACCGGGTTCTCTTTATAGAAAGGTTACAGAATGTTTTGTCCAATAGCAATGAGGACTACAAAtgtttttatactaatttatGGGCTTTGAACATCCctagtaaaattaaaatacatgtttgGAGGGTGTTTAATAATCTGGTGCCTCATTATGGGAATCTGAATCGTCGAACTTTGTGTGTGGAGACTGCGTGCCCGCTGTGTAAGGAAGTGTTGGAGGACATTGAGCATTTGCTGTGGTCCTATGGGGTTCTGCGGAGTGTGTGGACTTCGTTGCAaatcaaactccctcattttgaTGCTTCGCTGGATTATAAAAATTGTTTTGTTAGTACATTTCTTGCAGAAGATGGTCGACAAAGAAGACTCATTTCAATCTCTTTATGGTGTCTTTGGTATCATAGAAACAAGTTGGTCCATGAAGGGGTTAAGTTCTCAATGTCAAAGGTATTGGGATTCATTAGGGGGTATGACCATGATACTTGGTTAGTTAACAAGAATCCTCTTTTATCTTCTGGTTGTCGGGGCAAGGATATTTGGAGGCCTCCTGAATCTGATATTATCAAGCTTAATTTTGATGCGTCTTATTTACCGGAGAAGAAGATTGCTATAACAGCAGTATTAGCCAGAGATAGTAGAGGAAAGGTTGCAGGGACTGATACTTATCTGTTTGAGGAGGTTGGTGATGCTTTTGTGGCAGAAGCACGAGCTTGCGAAAGGGCGTTGCTATTCGCGCGTATGATGGGCTTTCGGCGTCTGATCGTGGAAGGTGACTCTTTAACAGTCATTAAATCTATTATGAAAAAAGAGGAAGACAGATCGGTTCTTAGGCCGATTACTTTTCATATTCAGTGTTTACAACAATTGTTTGAAGAAGTCACTTACATTTATGTGCCTCGGACGATTAATAGGGCGGCTCACGTTTTGGCGATGGAAGGACGGAGAAGAGGAATATGCGGGAACTGGATTGCAGGTATTCCGGATTCTGTGAAGTTGGTGGTGGAGAATGACTGGTTGTGTTGGATTCAGAGGAACTGAGTTTTGtttgttcgctttgaggatggagaaggttcattgaatctccatTTTTTAGATTGCAAAGTGACGTTTGCTCTTGGTTGCATGTTACAGTGGCAGGTGTTGAGGAGAGCTGGTTGGCTGATATTGGATGTTGAAACGGTGCTTCTGCAGGCTCATGGGGTTTATTTTGCTTTAATTTTGTTTGTTAATTTCTAGGTCTCATTTATTTTATGCTGGACAACTGGTCTATTTAGTTTGTCGTTTACTTTGCTGTTTGTTGGTTACTTTTCAGTTCCATTTTCTTGAGCCTAATTAATAAATATCAGCttatttttttttgacaaaaaaaacatACATAGTACCAAACAtattcatacttaaccattttaaaatCCAAACATTATCACGTACTCACACATCTTCCTTTAGCAATATCATAGATACAAACATTCAGAATGACTAATCCCTATACATCACTTAGGTACATGCCACGTTATCAAAAGAAAAGTACATCACTAAAATTTCTCTGAGGTCGGGATTATTCTGGATGCTGGACTGAACACTGGgtttctactaacctgcgcacggaaacagcCGTACGCTGAGCATGGGAATAcccagtggtattaccataattcaattttataacattaatcgataaattatatacatttaatttatgtctacaattattcattaattgtCTCATGCTTTAAAACAACTTGATCACTAATAACAATAagtaatatttcaattttatatttaattgtattcataccttatttcactatctaaattttattggatttttcaacatctcattttaataactcattccaaattcatacaaattcaatcaatttatcaactcattcattatcatttctatttatattcaatttatactttaaatcttttaataatcaaattaaaacatttagaccaatatgttttaataataataaaataataacaaattttataaaattgtattcAAATCAACTCACACACTATttcttaattcaatttataccatTAATCTTTCTATAAACATTTAATACATTAAATCAACTTgtttcaacaataataataataactatctTTTAATTCGATTCGTTCATTTATAATCAATTTACACTTATAATCTTTTAACactcaatttattcattaaatccataaataaatttcaataacttgtattcaattaaattcacatattttttcactatttcaaatcattttattttcacttcTCATTTCTCAACAATAGCCATTTCAATTTGCTTTTCTTTACTTATAATTTTTACATCATCTCATACTACCAAAACCATTTCATGAACTATATCGTTATCTATTTCTTGAACCCATGGTTCATACATTTCACTTCCATATCTCaatttaatatcttatttcaattcatattcaagatcattcaataaaatttatattatcaaaattattcatttacccctattaacttgactcggactttggcggatacacggatccaaccaaacacaccagaatggcaccctgtgcctcatcggatagtttgaAGCAATaaagtgacacccagtgtcttatcggccaagccgaagtaagttggtacccagtacctcatcgaatctattcgaagtaacagtatgacacccagtgtctcatcgactcaaggtcgaagtatccctgaacacttccaatcctatggcatgccaactatatccgactcagcccgactagttaatagggtattcaaatcatttttctatttcaaattcactttcgattcaatcacaattcaattcagatTCACTTCCCACTTTctaatcaatatacaattcaataccaatacatatttcagATATTCACATACAATCATACttcgattcaattcaaaccacttttcaatctatactcaattcacatattcacacataatcataatttaattcacttttattcaattcatatttttaattcatttaattcaatatgGATATTCAcgttatttttatttactaaacatattattcaaaattcaacaattactactaataaattcaataccaatacgtTTATATatattccattcaattcaatcatGATAGTCACCTCATTTTGCTTatcatgtatattaatttaaatttcaacaattaataattaaattcgaattatggtAATACTAACCGAAATTTCTCTCGAGTCACTTCTTGTCAacctttttccttttcctttctcGGACAATGACTCTTGCACGACATTAGCtacgtaattaaacaattaaaaatcattaatacacaatttcatctaaatatttccatttatacctaaactttacccaaattctaatttaatcccttatcaatactaatCTTATTTTCCCATTCTAACAAcatattctctcttaattcttactataaactcaATTTAGCTcttcaatttcaccataaatccctaattttgggattctttcaatttagtccctactattcaaaacttacactttattttacaattaaatcctttactaacttctaacttgaaatttaatcaatttaaccactaattctttcatttattcaataCAATCAATGTCTAGAAATATAAtaacttccaaaatttcaacataaaccacgaaatattttgttctagaactctaaaaaaactcaaaaagtataagaaaatggcttaatttaacttaccaattgagcttggaacctcAAAAcctcaattttctcttttctttctttcttttctttctttccttctttccttctctgtttcgtttgcctattctgtttctatcctctttttctatcttttatttcttttatttaattagtttaatataataacaataaaataataatataaaattatttacttaaataataagtaaggtTGCTTGTGTTCTCATTGTCCTTTTTACCTTAATGATGAATGGGTATTTATAGAAGAATAGAAGTTGGGGGTGGGTCTCAACTCTCAACCACTTGAGTTCCCCCTAATTGGGTGTAGTGATAGGATGGCATGTATCAACTTAGGACACTCTTGAAGTTGACTTGAAGAGGCTAGACAATGGGTTTGCAAAATGTGATGGATTGATGAATGTTGTCAAAGGCTTGTTTCAATATATCTTCCGAAAATTGTGTGGACCCACTAAGTATGATGTTTAGGTGAGGGTGTAAGGTCAAGCTCGTCTAGTGAAACATTGGTGAAGTTGTGTTGTCAAGTTCCTAGGATGGTCATTGTTTTGGCGAGGTGGCGTGAAGTAGAGGTATAACATATATCAATTAAGTTAGTATCTAGTTAACCCAAGATACCATGCGTGTGTGTGTATGTGCTCTATGTTTGGACCAATGTTGTTTGAACCGGATCAGCTGGTTAGATCGGTTGAACCGAGAATCAAGTGATCGGTTCGAAAGAGGCTTTGATTTGGTTGGCTCGAAAATCGATACGGATCGATTGAACTAGGCGGTTGGACCaggttttttaatttattattattttttgaaattttaactttttaataatttttaatcagaTCGGCTGAACTGGTCGGACTAGTTGAATCGACGAATTAATGGTTTGACTGGTTCGACCACTGGTACGGGTTAAAAAACCATTGATTTGGACCTTCTTGTACTGACACATGGATGCCtattgtcttcttcttcttttttacattataaataaatgGTTAAATTCTGTTTTTGGTTCTTTTATTATGCTCATATTTGATATTtactttttatactttaatttctaacgaaaattaatctc from Gossypium hirsutum isolate 1008001.06 chromosome D12, Gossypium_hirsutum_v2.1, whole genome shotgun sequence includes these protein-coding regions:
- the LOC121224108 gene encoding uncharacterized protein, encoding MSKVLGFIRGYDHDTWLVNKNPLLSSGCRGKDIWRPPESDIIKLNFDASYLPEKKIAITAVLARDSRGKVAGTDTYLFEEVGDAFVAEARACERALLFARMMGFRRLIVEGRLTFWRWKDGEEEYAGTGLQVFRIL